A window of Helicobacter anatolicus contains these coding sequences:
- a CDS encoding M28 family peptidase: MQNTLEIFKKISEIPHSSGDTRQLMQWIVEVLKPHVDEIKIDTAGNIYCKKGEPKICLQAHYDMVLVGEKKPLVLQEENHFLRAKDSSLGADNGIGVALMIKMLQQYNQLECLFTNDEEIGLVGANSLNIPIKSQHLLNLDSEFFGSIVVGCAGGFVLENTLSMQKVTKKYRNFYKIIAQNYLGGHSGIDIKKGRKNPIIDFFTFMKDKNYGILFLCAGEFNNAIPTKLEAWIAYDENLDFSLCDKEKTGEFFIERLEYREDYQIYSKENLQNYILSLQHGVWEEDSFGVCNSLNVAMLRQDKENMIVTLMGRANYQKGLEENLKIQQENCKKYTLDSKLIEFYLPWEQDIKDYGEFLSVVKQAFFWRHVCVETLHAGLECGVLLERFKKMGLGEKMALSIGPTIFYPHSKNEVLDLWSMEEFENILEKIVRKYAET; this comes from the coding sequence ATTCCTCATTCTAGTGGGGATACTAGGCAGTTAATGCAATGGATTGTTGAGGTATTAAAACCTCATGTTGATGAGATTAAAATTGATACCGCAGGGAATATTTATTGCAAAAAAGGAGAACCAAAAATTTGCTTACAAGCGCATTATGATATGGTGCTAGTTGGAGAGAAAAAACCTTTGGTATTGCAAGAAGAAAATCATTTTTTGCGTGCAAAAGATTCTAGTTTAGGGGCAGATAATGGCATTGGCGTAGCACTCATGATAAAAATGTTGCAGCAATATAATCAGCTTGAATGTCTTTTTACAAATGATGAGGAAATTGGGTTAGTTGGGGCAAATTCTTTAAATATCCCTATCAAGTCACAACATTTATTAAACTTAGATTCTGAGTTTTTTGGGAGTATTGTTGTAGGTTGCGCGGGGGGATTTGTTTTAGAAAATACCTTATCTATGCAAAAAGTTACTAAAAAATATAGAAATTTTTACAAAATTATTGCGCAAAATTATTTAGGGGGACATAGTGGTATTGATATTAAAAAGGGGAGAAAAAATCCTATTATTGATTTTTTTACTTTTATGAAAGATAAAAATTATGGAATCCTTTTTTTGTGTGCGGGTGAATTTAATAATGCAATTCCTACAAAACTTGAGGCATGGATTGCTTATGATGAAAATTTGGATTTTAGTTTGTGTGATAAAGAAAAAACAGGGGAATTTTTTATAGAAAGACTGGAATATAGAGAAGATTATCAAATTTATTCCAAAGAAAATTTGCAAAATTATATTTTGTCTTTGCAACATGGGGTGTGGGAGGAAGATAGTTTTGGAGTGTGTAATTCTTTGAATGTTGCAATGTTAAGGCAAGATAAGGAAAATATGATTGTAACTTTAATGGGGCGAGCAAATTATCAAAAAGGATTAGAAGAGAATTTAAAAATTCAGCAAGAAAATTGCAAAAAATATACTCTGGATTCTAAACTTATAGAATTTTATTTGCCATGGGAACAGGATATAAAAGATTATGGAGAATTTTTGTCTGTAGTAAAGCAGGCATTTTTTTGGCGTCATGTGTGTGTAGAAACTTTGCATGCAGGACTTGAATGCGGGGTTTTGTTGGAGCGATTTAAGAAAATGGGCTTGGGAGAAAAAATGGCATTATCCATTGGACCGACAATTTTTTATCCACATTCTAAAAATGAAGTTTTAGATCTTTGGAGTATGGAGGAATTTGAAAATATACTTGAAAAAATTGTGAGAAAATATGCAGAAACTTGA